A genomic region of Arachis hypogaea cultivar Tifrunner chromosome 5, arahy.Tifrunner.gnm2.J5K5, whole genome shotgun sequence contains the following coding sequences:
- the LOC112801672 gene encoding uncharacterized protein: protein MQRRQKERVEEVRETQKKDEEFMNKKEQLRVEIRNRLNKLEKQCSDMTSLLRGLGIAVGVGFFPKPTEVHAAYKRALFKFHPDRASKTDVREQVEAEEKFKLISRMKEKFLLTSCH from the exons ATGCAAAGAAGGCAGAAGGAACGTGTTGAAGAAGTGAGAGAGACGCAAAAGAAG GATGAAGAATTTATGAACAAGAAAGAGCAGCTGCGGGTAGAAATACGGAATAGGCTTAATAAATTGGAGAAGCAATGCAGTGACATGACATCATTGCTTCGTGGCTTAGGAATAGCTGTTGGAGTTGGTTTTTTCCCAAAGCCTACTGAG GTGCATGCAGCATATAAACGGGCCTTGTTTAAGTTCCATCCAGATCGGGCATCAAAAACTGATGTTCGTGAGCAGGTCGAGGCAGAAGAAAAGTTCAAGCTCATCTCGCGcatgaaggagaaatttttgTTGACGTCCTGTCACTAG